Within the uncultured Draconibacterium sp. genome, the region ATTGTATTGCCGACCACTCGCTTGCTGTATATTTAAACAATTCACTCAATCTTAAATCCGTGTTTTATCCAGATGTCTTTTGCTTCTTTCGAGGTCAGAAAATTATAAAAAAGCTTGGTTTGTTCGTTGTTTTTGTTCTTTAAAATGGATGCGTAAAAACCAATTGGCGGATGCAGTTCATCAGGCACAATAGAAACGATCTTTACTTTTTGCGATTTCAAGGCGTCGGTTTTGTACACGATTCCCATTTCTACTTCACCCAATTCTACCACCATTAATGCCGAGCGTACATCTTTTGCAGGCAATATCCGGTCGCTTAAAGCGTCAGCGTAACCACCGTTCTCTATTGCTTTCCATGCATAGTCGCCGGCCGGCACATGTTTTGGGTCGCCAATAGATAACCGACGTTTAAATTGCTCCGGGAAATCATTAAAAAATGTAATTGAGTCTGTTTCACTATCCGAAGGAACAATCACTGCCATTGACGTTCCGACAACTTTTTCTTTTGATTCGGGAACAACCAAATCCAGGTTAATTAGATAATCCACCCACTTTTCGTTGGCAGAAATGTATACTGATGGTTGAGCTCCCTGTTCAATTTGCCGGGCCAGTGTTCCCGATGAAGCAAAATTCAATTTGATATCGACGCCATCTTTTGCTTTATAGATTTCGGCCAGTTCGGTAACCACATTTGTTAATCCGGCTCCGCTAAAAACCAACAGTTCTGTCGACTGCTTTTTCTTTGATTTTTGGGCGCATCCAAAAAACAGGAATACTATTAATATATATAGTAATGCTTTTCTACTCATTTTGCTTCCGCTAAAGTTATACCAATTCTGAAAATGATTCGAATTCCCGCTAATTATTTTCAAGTTGGTTAAATGCCGATTTATAAAAATAAAGCTATTGGGCACGTATACGAACCAATGGCTCAATATTTTTAATAATCGGTATTAGATATTTTGTGGGTTCAATAAATAAAGAAGCCGCGTTTAAACAAAAACCGACAGCTCTAATTTCTGTTTAAAAATCCTAAACCGACTGTTCTTCTGTTAATGCCGCACCACAATATTCTTTTAGTGAAGTGGTAAAATCGAGCATTCTCGACAATTCTTCGCGTGTAGGTTCCTTTGTTTCCAGCACTTCCAGCGAGCAGAAATTCATGAAGCGATTAATAAACCGAGCCTCCACATGAAACGTTTCCGGAATTTCCATTTTCTTACCAATCTGCTTTAACATGGCTGTTATTCCCGAATGCTCAGGCATATCGCCGGTACTTACACACAAAGCGGTGAGGTAGTTCTCCACTGCCATGCTCAATACATTATATACTACCAGGCTTCCCAATTTCTCTTTTTTATACGAACCAACTGCTGCTTTTGCGTAGCTGTCGGCCTCATCCATGTACTTTGTCCAGTTTGCCATAATTTCAAATTTTAGTTAACCAACCTTTTATATTATTAATTGTAATCCCAGCGAAATGTAATTCCCCGGGTACGTTGTCTTTTTAATGTAGCGGTTCTTTATTCCGTCGCCATCGTGATATACGTAGTGAAGATTCACTTTCACCTTCCTTTTGGCAGATATGAGGTTCACTCCAAAATCAAGCTTTGTATCGGTACCGTCGAAAAACGAAACATCTTCAAAATTTTCGTCACCAGAGAACTTTTCAAACATTACAGTGGGCTCCAGCACCCAATCCTTTTTCAGGAATATGTTGTAACCGGAGCGAATCATAAAACAGTCAGCTTTATATTCGAGGTTATTTTTTCGAATCAGATGATTGTATTCACCATCGATTTTGAAATGCCCGAGATAAATGGTTGCATCGGCACTTATAGTTTGCGTGCTTTCAAAAATATCGGTTTTCCCTTGTGTAGAAAAGCCGACTCCGAAAGTTGCACTTGTTTGTTTTTCCAGCAGGTTGTTTGAGAAACAATATTTGTATTTCGAAAATTCTTTATCGCCGAAGTTGAGCATAACATGCCCCAGCAAAACCGGTGACCAGTTTATTTCCATAATGCTCACCACATCCTGGCGATTGATAATAGCTATATTATATATAAGTGTTTGTTTTCCCAGTTCGCCCAGACCACCCAAATTAATTCCGGGACTTATTCCATTTGCTTTTCCGGTAACCAATTGGCGCAGGTAACAGGAGTTCTCCGTTTTGTCGAGCGAACTTGTAGTCCATGGCGAAGTAGTTGATTCGCGGCTCACATGTGGCAGGAAATAACCACCTGTCACATTCAGCCAGTCACTTTCGGGAAGAAGATCGTAGGTAAAGTATGCACTCCAAAGAGCAACTGCTCCGGCATTCACCACACCTTTTGTGGATGAAAAACCATCTTTTGCCAGGTTATCGAACGACAACATTACATCGTACGACAGCTCGGGCAGCACATTTCCTTTTACTCCCAAACGGCCGCGTCTGAAGTATGATGCAAAGCGATCGGCGGCCTCTGCTTCATCAGTAGTCACTCCCTGGCTGACAACATTCCAAAACTGCAGCTTTATATAAGGAGTGATGGTTGGCTTGAACGGTTTTTCCTGAACCGTTTTTCCTGCCGAAGCCACAAGTCCTGCCAAAAGCAGCAATATGAGAATTCCCTTAAATTTCATTGCTGCAGAGTTAAATGTTAGACGAAATCAGATTTTTTACCTCGTTAAAATGCAGGTCACGCTTTAACTCGGTCGACAGCTTTTTAATTTTAGCTACAAGAATGGCCAGTTCATTTTTAGGAAGGAATATATTTCGTTTTTGCAGCATCTCGTCCACTGCGCCCATTCCCGAGTGTTTTCCAATAACCAGCTCGGTTTGTCGGCCAATTTCATTTGGATTAAATGGCTGATAAGAAAGAGGATTCTCTTTTAGGCTGCGGCAGTGAATTCCGGATTCGTGCGAGAAAACCAAGTCTCCCGACACCGGTTTCGACAATGCCAACTTACGTTCTGAAGCCTGTTCCACCAGTTTCGAAAGCTGAACCATTTTTTCTCCCTCGAAATTAAAATCGTAACCACAGGAATATTTCAGGGCGAAAGCCACTTCTTCCAAACAAGCATTCCCGGCTCGTTCTCCCAAACCGTTAACAGTTAAGCTCACACTTTGTGCACCCGACTGTAGCGCAACAACATGGTTGGCGGTTGCCATTCCCAAATCGTTGTGCCCGTGAAATTCAAAATCTACATCAGCAAAATCGCTGCTTAAACGGGTAAACAGATTCTGTACAGAAAGCGGATTCAGAATTCCAACAGTGTCGGCAATGCGCACACGTTTGGCGCCATATAAAGTTGTTAGATAGATGTATTCTTTAAGGAAATTGTAATCGGCACGCGAAGCATCCTGCGCACCAACGGCCACAAATTCGAAATGGTTTGTGGCAAAATTCATGATCTCGGGAAGGTTCTTTCGCACCCAATCGCGCGACTTCCCAAGCGTTTCAAGTTGTATATCGGAAACCGGAAAAGAAAGGTTGACTCTTTTTGCTCCTGTAGCCAGGGCAGCTTCCAGGTCGTTGAAAGTTGCCCTGCACCAGCAGGTTGAAGCGAAGGAAAATCCCTGGTTGATCAAACAGTGAATGTCGCTCTGCTCTTTTTCGCCCATGGCCGGAGTGCCGATCTCTAATTCAGGCACGCCAATTTCATCAAGCTTTTGAGCAATTTCGAGTTTCTCTTTCAGTGAAAATACTACACCCGGCGCTTGTTCTCCGTCACGCAGCGTAGTGTCGATCAAATATGGGAACTTCTCATCCTTCATAATATATAATTGTTATTGGTAAGCAATCCGATAAAAGTACCCCCGGCATAAGCCGGGAATACGGTACAAGTTGAAGTTTGATTAGTTCTGGTTATACCGATGAGTGTTTATTCAAACTTTTATCGGCATTAACCATTATAATTTCATAGTTTCGCCGAAGGCTCACTCTGAAAACAATTTGGATAAGAGGGGAAAAACAATTGAGCACGCAGTTTAACTTACTCGCTTATGAGATAATCCTCAACGGCCTCCCCCTCTTCCAGTGCATC harbors:
- the modA gene encoding molybdate ABC transporter substrate-binding protein, with translation MSRKALLYILIVFLFFGCAQKSKKKQSTELLVFSGAGLTNVVTELAEIYKAKDGVDIKLNFASSGTLARQIEQGAQPSVYISANEKWVDYLINLDLVVPESKEKVVGTSMAVIVPSDSETDSITFFNDFPEQFKRRLSIGDPKHVPAGDYAWKAIENGGYADALSDRILPAKDVRSALMVVELGEVEMGIVYKTDALKSQKVKIVSIVPDELHPPIGFYASILKNKNNEQTKLFYNFLTSKEAKDIWIKHGFKIE
- a CDS encoding porin, which encodes MKFKGILILLLLAGLVASAGKTVQEKPFKPTITPYIKLQFWNVVSQGVTTDEAEAADRFASYFRRGRLGVKGNVLPELSYDVMLSFDNLAKDGFSSTKGVVNAGAVALWSAYFTYDLLPESDWLNVTGGYFLPHVSRESTTSPWTTSSLDKTENSCYLRQLVTGKANGISPGINLGGLGELGKQTLIYNIAIINRQDVVSIMEINWSPVLLGHVMLNFGDKEFSKYKYCFSNNLLEKQTSATFGVGFSTQGKTDIFESTQTISADATIYLGHFKIDGEYNHLIRKNNLEYKADCFMIRSGYNIFLKKDWVLEPTVMFEKFSGDENFEDVSFFDGTDTKLDFGVNLISAKRKVKVNLHYVYHDGDGIKNRYIKKTTYPGNYISLGLQLII